Proteins from one Oscillatoria nigro-viridis PCC 7112 genomic window:
- a CDS encoding Uma2 family endonuclease: protein MTIATHPKLTALPEQRLILPLSMTWEQFKALDSLLEYTRSVRLSYLDGYVEIMTLSPEHETIKCLLALLLGQFFLEKDISFRPTGSATLQGEAKGSSKEPDLSYYFGEDRRQREIPDLAIEVVFTSGTINKLEYYRRFNVAEVWFWEDGVFSIYQLNSEGYDRVSRSLLLPDLDLELLGRCLQMSEEKEALKVFRDAVRAG from the coding sequence ATGACAATTGCCACTCACCCCAAATTAACTGCACTCCCGGAACAGCGGTTGATTTTGCCGCTATCAATGACTTGGGAGCAGTTCAAAGCTCTGGATTCATTGCTAGAGTACACTCGCAGTGTTCGCTTGTCTTACCTCGACGGATATGTGGAAATTATGACACTTTCGCCGGAACATGAAACCATTAAATGCCTGCTGGCATTGCTGCTAGGTCAGTTTTTCTTAGAAAAAGATATTAGTTTTAGACCGACGGGCAGCGCTACACTTCAAGGAGAAGCAAAAGGCAGCAGCAAGGAACCAGATTTATCTTACTATTTTGGCGAAGATCGGCGGCAGCGAGAAATACCCGATTTGGCGATCGAAGTTGTTTTTACTAGCGGAACTATTAATAAACTGGAATACTACCGCAGATTTAACGTAGCGGAAGTTTGGTTTTGGGAAGACGGAGTATTTTCGATTTACCAACTGAACTCGGAGGGTTACGATCGGGTTTCTCGGAGTCTGCTGTTGCCGGATTTGGATCTAGAATTGCTGGGGAGATGCCTGCAAATGTCCGAAGAAAAAGAAGCTTTGAAAGTGTTTCGGGATGCAGTTCGAGCTGGTTAA
- a CDS encoding calcium-binding protein — MALTINNLISDLTGFPVFAGGGPRLLGFATPDEIDVADGNLSSFPWGVWGLDGNDTIGGSSDSNERLLGNNGNDIIGGGGGNDIIYGGKDDDRLDGNDGNDVVRGDAGNDLIFGGFGNDILRGGQGDDDLEGNEGNDFLAGDRGVDVLTGGPGADIFVLRSNDEAFGINGADVVTDFNFDEGDRIGLTDGLTELNLFFEDDNLIAYDNDGIINDMVIENIITGQIVGVVLNTNSFELTGAFEQASPFALAVNGSQFQFLA, encoded by the coding sequence ATGGCTTTAACGATTAACAATCTCATCAGCGATCTGACTGGATTTCCTGTATTTGCTGGGGGCGGTCCACGTCTTTTGGGATTCGCTACACCCGATGAGATTGACGTAGCGGATGGAAATTTGTCGTCTTTTCCCTGGGGAGTTTGGGGACTCGACGGCAACGATACTATAGGAGGTTCATCGGATTCCAACGAACGTCTGTTAGGAAATAACGGCAATGATATTATCGGCGGTGGTGGCGGAAATGACATAATTTACGGCGGGAAAGATGACGATCGCCTGGATGGAAATGATGGCAACGACGTAGTTAGGGGCGACGCCGGAAATGACCTGATCTTCGGAGGGTTCGGGAACGATATCCTGCGGGGAGGGCAAGGAGACGACGATTTAGAGGGCAATGAGGGCAACGATTTCTTAGCTGGCGATCGGGGAGTTGACGTGCTCACGGGAGGCCCCGGTGCTGATATATTCGTGCTCAGAAGCAACGATGAAGCATTTGGTATAAATGGAGCAGATGTCGTTACCGATTTTAACTTTGACGAGGGCGATCGTATCGGTTTGACGGACGGTTTAACAGAACTCAACCTTTTCTTTGAAGACGATAATTTGATTGCTTACGATAACGACGGAATTATCAACGACATGGTGATTGAAAACATAATTACCGGACAGATTGTGGGGGTAGTCTTAAATACCAACAGCTTTGAACTTACTGGTGCATTTGAACAAGCGAGTCCGTTTGCTTTGGCAGTTAACGGTTCTCAATTCCAGTTTTTAGCTTAG
- a CDS encoding GAF domain-containing protein, with amino-acid sequence MSTPKSSSHQNNNSVKSLPATDIVATKQDSNNLPSEPSIEQLLEALAGQVPSQSAEIEPLKTWKQDLKRLFQFLGDRRVLIAVMEPGTFALRYANAAFCRLAGWEGTSLATQSTNGWFAETSITLLELFEDWGGKTAEQLYRRHLLHWVLKQYYQIDLDILRVLDEPVTASVKNPKHREPRFIEFWLGSEQLKITRIDSKIDEFADISLRLMPVAEREAWLMQPNQLENLADRLQLDNYRVEGLLLLEGFNVTVQEQIRRLTQLLIDRDSMLRPDKFDKIDRCLRSLFNADGTLLLRPDGDHVQLLVAKDGEHLQPIVYSMHSLEASHFLKATAANQVWNVPDLRRECETECDRTLRKMGTRSMLLIPLVVKSVTREGCGQRILGVVGLLCDRPNHFNGIDAQHAQELIPAFIAGLRQAIQERFTHIHNIHPAVEWRFAQEAERRSWGLPPETIVFADVYPLYGISDIRGSSDERNRAIQTDLLEQFRLGLVIADAVCETQTTHLGEQLRLDLLDYIQHLKEKVTVDMEVRAAEYLNERLEIYFDYFVQCSPRVQAAVEAYRAACDNEHKCVYSDRSRYDQMLNLISTKLQETWARWQEKMQQILPHYCDIECTDGIDHMIYVGKSIDPKFSPFHLHSLRYEQLRAICDCGRTVFRLQAESQIDMELAHLVLVQNTTIDIFHNENNEKMFDVKGTRDIRYELVKKRIEKAVDKDAQERITQSGMLTVVYSTEDEWEEYQQYLRYLSREGWVEPKVQTGMVESLQGVSGLKFARVRILPEPESLSTICEVTVVID; translated from the coding sequence ATGTCTACTCCTAAATCGTCTTCCCATCAAAACAACAACTCCGTAAAATCACTGCCAGCGACAGATATCGTCGCAACAAAGCAAGACAGTAACAATCTGCCCAGCGAACCAAGTATAGAACAGCTACTGGAAGCTTTGGCGGGCCAAGTACCCAGTCAATCTGCTGAAATTGAACCCTTGAAAACGTGGAAACAAGATTTAAAGCGACTGTTTCAATTTCTCGGCGATCGCCGCGTTTTAATCGCAGTAATGGAACCGGGAACTTTTGCCCTGCGTTACGCTAACGCGGCATTTTGTCGCTTGGCCGGTTGGGAGGGAACGTCCTTGGCAACTCAATCTACCAACGGTTGGTTTGCAGAAACCAGCATCACTCTGCTGGAACTGTTCGAGGATTGGGGCGGCAAAACAGCAGAACAATTGTACCGCCGCCACCTTTTGCACTGGGTATTGAAGCAATATTATCAAATTGACCTCGACATTTTGCGGGTGCTAGACGAACCCGTCACGGCGAGTGTAAAAAACCCCAAACACCGAGAACCCAGATTCATTGAATTTTGGCTGGGTTCGGAACAGTTAAAAATTACTCGAATTGACTCAAAAATAGATGAATTTGCGGATATTTCTTTAAGATTAATGCCTGTTGCGGAACGGGAAGCTTGGCTGATGCAGCCGAATCAACTGGAAAATTTAGCCGATCGATTGCAGTTGGATAATTACCGCGTAGAAGGTTTGCTGCTGCTAGAAGGTTTTAATGTCACCGTGCAGGAGCAAATTCGGCGCCTGACTCAGTTATTGATCGATCGAGATTCGATGCTGCGGCCAGACAAATTTGATAAAATCGATCGGTGTTTGCGATCGCTCTTCAATGCTGACGGCACTTTGCTGCTGCGCCCCGACGGCGACCACGTACAGCTATTAGTTGCAAAAGACGGCGAACATTTGCAGCCGATTGTTTATTCAATGCACTCCCTAGAAGCTTCTCACTTTTTGAAGGCCACAGCAGCAAATCAAGTTTGGAACGTGCCAGATTTGCGTAGGGAGTGCGAAACCGAGTGCGATCGAACTTTGCGGAAAATGGGGACTCGATCGATGCTGCTGATACCGCTGGTAGTCAAATCTGTCACCCGCGAGGGGTGCGGGCAGCGGATTTTGGGTGTCGTGGGGCTGTTGTGCGATCGGCCCAACCACTTCAACGGCATTGACGCTCAACACGCCCAAGAACTCATTCCCGCCTTCATTGCAGGCCTGCGGCAAGCCATCCAAGAGCGGTTTACCCACATTCACAACATCCACCCCGCAGTAGAGTGGCGGTTCGCCCAAGAAGCAGAAAGGCGAAGTTGGGGACTGCCCCCAGAAACAATCGTATTTGCTGACGTTTATCCGCTGTACGGAATTTCGGACATTCGCGGTTCTAGCGACGAAAGAAACCGAGCCATTCAAACTGATTTGCTCGAACAATTCCGCTTAGGTTTAGTCATAGCTGATGCCGTTTGCGAAACACAAACTACCCACCTCGGCGAGCAACTGCGGCTCGACTTGCTTGACTACATCCAGCATTTAAAAGAAAAAGTAACAGTCGATATGGAGGTGCGAGCAGCCGAGTATTTAAACGAGCGTTTAGAAATATATTTTGACTATTTTGTGCAGTGCAGCCCCAGAGTTCAGGCAGCCGTTGAAGCTTACCGAGCAGCCTGCGACAACGAACACAAATGCGTTTACAGCGATCGCAGCCGCTACGACCAAATGCTGAACCTAATCAGCACCAAACTCCAAGAAACCTGGGCCCGCTGGCAAGAAAAAATGCAGCAAATTCTTCCCCACTACTGCGACATCGAATGCACCGACGGCATCGATCACATGATTTATGTAGGAAAATCGATCGACCCCAAATTCAGCCCGTTTCACCTGCACAGTTTGCGGTACGAACAACTGCGAGCAATTTGCGACTGCGGCCGCACAGTTTTTCGCCTGCAAGCCGAGTCTCAAATTGACATGGAACTCGCACATTTAGTCTTAGTGCAGAATACCACGATCGACATTTTTCACAACGAAAATAATGAAAAAATGTTTGACGTAAAAGGCACCCGCGACATCCGCTACGAACTCGTCAAAAAGCGCATCGAAAAAGCCGTGGATAAGGACGCACAAGAGCGAATTACCCAGTCGGGGATGTTGACAGTCGTTTATTCAACTGAAGACGAATGGGAAGAGTACCAACAATACTTGCGCTACTTGTCTCGCGAAGGTTGGGTTGAACCAAAAGTTCAGACTGGCATGGTAGAATCGCTGCAAGGAGTCAGCGGTTTAAAATTCGCCCGCGTCCGCATTTTACCAGAGCCAGAATCACTTTCTACTATCTGTGAAGTTACGGTTGTTATCGATTGA
- a CDS encoding trifunctional serine/threonine-protein kinase/ATP-binding protein/sensor histidine kinase, producing MLTLSEYQINSTLHEGVETIIYRGQTPTDAAPAILKVLKAEYPTLEAITRLKHEYQIRQNLDSEQIVKAISLETFDHRLGIVLEDFGGESLAKLLERETLSLQANLNIAIQIVKALHYLHFQHIIHKDIKPSNIIINSQTKQVKLTDFGIATKLNKENPQFKNPNSVEGTLAYMSPEQTGRMNRTLDYRTDFYSLGITLYEMLTGKLPFPSNDPLEIVYSHIAVQPIYPHQINSEIPVAISEIVMKLMAKNSEDRYQSAGGLLADLESCLYQLETTGQIADFIPGRLDILSQLLIPQKLYGREQQVNELLAAFERVGAGSPKSLPPNLNTEKPARPNAETLSAASLPPNQNTEKFAHCQSELMLVSGYSGIGKSAVVNEVSKPITRSKGYFISGKFDQLKRNIPYASLIQAFNSLLRQLLTESALSLEIWRTKILTAVGTDGQVIADVIPKVELIIGKQPKVPELAPVESQNRFNRVFKEFIRVFAQKEHPLVIFLDDLQWADSATLKLMQILITDPDQEYLLLIGAYRDNEVSPTHPLIQTVEEIEKTGTIVNNIVLQPLDLENVTELVTETLNDCTEKVTNLADLIWNKTGGNPFFLTQLLQALYQDSLLRFEFNHSTNEGSQSGWYWSIDEIQAIGITDKSVVELVASRIEKLPAPTQEMLKLAACVGDKFALDVLSLVSEKSANTTATELYSALQAGLILPLSDAYRIPLVFDRAESINLKLDTSRVSYKFLHDRVQQAAYSLIPEDQKQSTHLKVGQLLLQNTPSDKLEENIFDIVNQLNAGIDTISQPVEKIDLARLNLTAGRKAKAASAYEAAVRYLRVAMELLPADSWQSHYDLTLAIYESTAESEYLNINYEDSKNMVDIVLQKAKTLLEKVNVYELQIQSYNAQNRVVEALNTGLEVLKLLGLSFPQNPKALNIVAGLSNTKLSLGLKRIEDLANLPEMIDPEKQAAMRILSGILSSAIQAKPPLIPLLAFRMVKLCIKYGNSPYASIAYVYYGVVMCKLGDISLAYQFGQLAIRLLDKFPSSSIKSRVYATFGSFIHHWKAPLKSGLGDLKEGFQTGMETGELEFAGYAIGAYCLNKLSIGEPLDLVDLESGKYMKLMEQSQLEMAVQYISIARQTALNLRGQAVEPCHLVGERFNEVKTLPILIEVKNFFLVGLVYHAKTQLNFIFRNYTQALENSRLFEKHEESVAGFDVVALNNFYSSLSIIALYPATGKGEQKEYLEKVLQNQKKMKKWAVHAPMNYQHKYDLVAAERARVLGQNTQAMDLYDRAIDGAATNGYIQDEALAYELAGEFYQALGKEIVSQAYLTKAYYGYIHWGAIAKVKHLESTHPFLAAQTRTIQTPTLDVTRTTTGNTTSSSLGDFLDLATFIKSAQAINGEIVLEKLLTKLIKIILENAAAQKVALLLLKNEILCIEATGSFAEDTVTLLPSIPVENSQDVPRSVINYVHRSQNHLVLDNATVAEPFNVDTYIQKYQPKSILCLPIIYQSQRRGIIYLENALTVGAFTAERVEVFKVLLSQVAIAVENAGLYAREKEKSQQLEKSFNELQQAQLQLIQSEKMSALGNLIAGVAHEINNPLGFIAGNLDAAAEASLDLIDCLQLYQEKFPNPGDELEDKASEIDLEYLIEDLPKMLLSMKSGTDRIRNISKSLRTFSRADSANKVSANIHEGIDSTLMILQYRLKAKDTRPAIKIIKEYGDIPPVKCYFGQLNQVFMNLLANAIECFEEFNQGRTYAEIEALPNTIAIITHFSEDNNSVVIKIKDNGQGMSSEVKSKIFDHLFTTKGVGKGTGLGLSISRQIVEETHGGKLTCESVLGEGSEFAIALPLN from the coding sequence ATGTTAACCTTATCCGAATACCAAATAAATTCTACTCTGCACGAAGGCGTCGAAACAATAATCTATCGCGGACAAACACCGACAGACGCGGCCCCAGCAATTCTGAAAGTTCTCAAAGCCGAATATCCCACCCTCGAAGCCATTACCAGGCTCAAACACGAATATCAAATCCGCCAAAATTTAGACAGCGAACAAATCGTCAAAGCCATCAGTCTCGAAACATTTGACCACCGATTAGGAATCGTTTTAGAAGACTTTGGCGGCGAATCCCTCGCCAAACTGCTGGAAAGAGAAACCTTGAGCCTGCAAGCAAATTTAAACATCGCCATCCAAATTGTCAAAGCCTTACATTACCTGCATTTTCAGCACATTATTCACAAAGACATCAAACCCAGCAACATCATAATTAACTCGCAAACAAAACAAGTAAAACTCACCGACTTCGGCATTGCTACAAAACTCAACAAAGAAAATCCGCAATTTAAAAATCCCAACTCAGTCGAAGGCACATTAGCCTATATGTCACCCGAACAAACCGGGAGAATGAACCGCACCCTCGACTACCGCACCGACTTTTATTCCCTTGGTATCACATTATATGAAATGCTGACAGGCAAATTGCCTTTCCCCAGCAACGACCCCTTAGAAATAGTTTACAGCCACATCGCAGTTCAACCAATATATCCCCATCAAATCAATTCAGAAATACCTGTCGCCATCTCAGAGATAGTGATGAAATTGATGGCAAAAAATTCCGAAGATAGATATCAAAGTGCGGGCGGATTGTTAGCAGACTTAGAAAGTTGTTTGTATCAGTTAGAAACCACCGGACAAATTGCCGACTTCATCCCCGGACGCTTAGATATTCTCAGCCAATTGTTAATCCCCCAAAAATTGTACGGTAGAGAACAACAAGTCAACGAACTATTAGCAGCATTTGAACGTGTAGGGGCGGGTTCACCCAAATCTTTGCCACCCAACCTAAATACAGAAAAACCCGCCCGCCCCAATGCAGAAACCCTTTCAGCCGCATCTTTGCCACCCAACCAAAATACAGAAAAATTCGCCCATTGCCAAAGCGAATTAATGCTAGTATCAGGCTACTCAGGCATCGGTAAATCAGCCGTAGTCAACGAAGTTAGCAAACCAATTACCAGGTCAAAAGGTTACTTCATCAGCGGCAAATTTGACCAATTAAAACGCAACATTCCCTATGCCTCATTAATCCAAGCATTTAACTCCTTGCTGCGGCAATTGCTAACAGAAAGTGCACTTTCATTAGAAATATGGCGCACTAAAATTTTAACAGCAGTGGGAACAGACGGCCAAGTAATTGCCGACGTAATTCCAAAAGTTGAATTAATCATCGGCAAACAGCCAAAAGTGCCAGAACTCGCCCCCGTAGAATCCCAAAATCGATTCAATCGGGTATTCAAAGAATTTATTCGCGTTTTCGCGCAAAAAGAACACCCCCTAGTTATCTTTTTAGACGATTTGCAGTGGGCGGATTCAGCAACTTTAAAGTTAATGCAAATACTGATAACTGACCCTGACCAGGAATATTTGTTGCTAATCGGTGCTTATCGAGACAATGAAGTTAGTCCGACCCACCCCTTAATTCAGACAGTAGAAGAAATTGAAAAAACTGGTACAATTGTCAACAATATCGTGTTGCAACCGCTGGATTTAGAAAATGTGACGGAATTAGTCACTGAAACACTTAACGATTGCACAGAAAAAGTAACAAATCTAGCCGATTTAATCTGGAATAAAACTGGCGGCAATCCTTTTTTCTTGACCCAATTACTCCAAGCACTTTATCAAGACTCTCTTTTAAGATTTGAATTTAATCACAGTACAAATGAGGGAAGTCAAAGTGGTTGGTATTGGAGTATCGATGAAATCCAAGCCATTGGAATCACCGATAAAAGTGTGGTGGAACTGGTAGCTTCTCGCATTGAAAAGCTGCCCGCACCCACGCAAGAAATGTTGAAGCTAGCAGCTTGCGTGGGAGATAAATTTGCTCTAGATGTGCTGTCACTTGTTAGCGAAAAGTCAGCTAATACTACAGCTACTGAACTTTATTCAGCTTTGCAAGCAGGCTTAATTCTACCATTGAGCGATGCCTATCGCATTCCTTTAGTTTTCGATCGAGCCGAATCAATCAATCTCAAGTTAGACACTTCGCGAGTTAGTTACAAATTTTTGCACGATCGCGTTCAGCAAGCCGCCTATTCGCTAATTCCCGAAGATCAAAAGCAATCTACTCATTTAAAAGTCGGTCAATTACTGTTACAAAATACTCCCTCAGACAAGCTCGAAGAAAACATTTTTGATATTGTCAATCAGTTGAATGCCGGAATTGACACGATTAGCCAGCCAGTCGAAAAAATTGATTTAGCAAGATTAAATTTAACGGCTGGACGCAAGGCAAAAGCCGCGAGTGCTTATGAAGCTGCTGTTAGGTATTTGCGGGTGGCTATGGAATTATTGCCTGCCGATTCTTGGCAAAGTCACTATGACTTAACGTTAGCAATTTACGAGTCAACGGCAGAATCTGAATACTTAAACATCAACTATGAAGATTCCAAAAATATGGTTGATATTGTACTGCAAAAAGCTAAAACCTTACTGGAAAAAGTGAATGTTTATGAACTTCAAATCCAGTCTTATAACGCTCAAAATAGAGTAGTAGAAGCACTGAATACAGGACTGGAAGTGCTGAAACTGTTAGGTCTTTCTTTTCCTCAAAATCCCAAGGCGCTAAATATTGTGGCGGGACTGAGTAATACCAAACTGAGCTTGGGATTGAAACGAATTGAGGATTTAGCTAACTTGCCAGAAATGATCGATCCCGAAAAACAAGCAGCCATGCGGATTTTATCAGGGATTCTCAGCAGTGCTATTCAGGCAAAACCCCCACTGATACCGCTGCTGGCATTTAGGATGGTCAAGCTGTGTATTAAATACGGTAATTCGCCTTATGCAAGTATTGCCTACGTTTATTATGGCGTAGTTATGTGCAAGCTAGGGGACATTAGTTTGGCATACCAATTCGGTCAACTGGCAATTAGGCTGTTAGACAAATTTCCCTCCAGTTCAATCAAAAGTAGAGTTTATGCAACATTTGGTTCTTTTATTCACCACTGGAAAGCCCCTCTCAAGTCAGGATTAGGCGATCTCAAAGAAGGTTTTCAAACTGGGATGGAAACTGGAGAGTTGGAATTTGCTGGTTATGCTATCGGTGCATATTGCTTAAACAAACTGTCGATAGGAGAGCCTCTAGATTTGGTGGATCTGGAGAGTGGTAAATATATGAAACTAATGGAGCAATCTCAACTTGAAATGGCTGTACAGTATATAAGTATAGCCAGGCAGACAGCCCTCAATTTGCGCGGTCAAGCTGTCGAACCCTGTCATTTAGTCGGTGAGAGATTTAATGAAGTCAAAACGCTCCCCATTTTAATAGAAGTTAAAAACTTTTTTTTAGTTGGTTTGGTTTATCATGCCAAAACTCAGCTTAATTTTATCTTCAGAAACTACACGCAAGCATTAGAAAATTCAAGGTTATTTGAGAAACATGAGGAGTCGGTAGCCGGATTTGATGTGGTTGCTCTGAATAATTTTTACTCCTCTCTCAGTATCATAGCTTTGTATCCAGCAACTGGCAAAGGGGAACAAAAGGAATATTTGGAAAAAGTGCTGCAAAACCAAAAGAAGATGAAAAAATGGGCAGTTCATGCTCCGATGAACTATCAACACAAATACGACTTGGTAGCAGCGGAAAGAGCGCGAGTTTTGGGGCAAAATACCCAAGCAATGGATTTGTACGATCGCGCAATTGATGGAGCAGCTACAAACGGTTACATTCAAGATGAAGCATTAGCCTATGAATTAGCAGGAGAATTTTATCAAGCTTTGGGTAAAGAGATAGTTTCTCAAGCATATCTGACTAAAGCCTATTATGGATATATTCATTGGGGAGCCATAGCTAAAGTTAAACACTTAGAATCAACACATCCTTTCTTAGCAGCACAGACGCGCACGATTCAAACCCCAACTCTCGATGTCACCCGCACTACCACTGGAAATACTACCAGTAGTAGTTTAGGCGATTTCTTAGACTTAGCTACTTTTATTAAGTCGGCGCAAGCCATTAACGGTGAAATTGTTCTCGAAAAATTGTTGACCAAATTAATCAAAATTATTTTAGAAAATGCGGCGGCTCAAAAAGTAGCGCTGCTGCTGCTGAAAAACGAGATCCTCTGCATAGAAGCTACCGGCAGTTTTGCGGAGGATACAGTGACACTTTTACCCTCTATTCCCGTAGAAAATAGTCAAGATGTTCCCCGGTCTGTGATTAATTACGTACACCGCAGTCAAAATCATCTGGTTTTAGACAATGCTACTGTTGCCGAACCTTTTAATGTAGATACCTACATTCAGAAATATCAACCCAAATCAATTCTCTGTTTGCCTATTATTTATCAATCTCAGCGGCGCGGCATAATTTATTTAGAAAATGCTTTGACAGTAGGAGCTTTTACAGCAGAGAGAGTAGAAGTATTCAAAGTGTTACTTTCTCAAGTTGCTATTGCTGTAGAAAATGCTGGTTTGTACGCGCGCGAGAAAGAAAAATCTCAACAGTTAGAAAAATCTTTCAATGAACTGCAACAGGCGCAACTGCAACTCATTCAAAGCGAAAAAATGTCGGCTCTCGGCAACTTGATTGCAGGGGTAGCTCACGAAATTAACAATCCGCTTGGTTTTATTGCGGGCAATCTTGATGCTGCTGCTGAGGCTAGCTTAGATTTGATTGATTGCTTACAACTTTACCAAGAAAAATTTCCTAATCCTGGAGATGAGTTAGAGGATAAAGCATCGGAGATTGATTTAGAATATTTGATCGAAGATTTGCCAAAAATGCTTTTATCTATGAAATCAGGTACAGATCGCATCCGCAATATTAGCAAGTCTTTGCGGACTTTTTCCCGCGCTGACAGTGCGAATAAAGTGTCAGCAAATATTCATGAGGGCATCGACAGCACTTTGATGATTTTACAGTATCGCCTGAAAGCTAAAGATACTCGCCCCGCGATTAAAATTATCAAAGAATACGGAGATATTCCGCCAGTTAAATGTTATTTTGGGCAACTGAATCAGGTATTTATGAATTTGCTGGCAAATGCGATCGAGTGTTTTGAGGAATTCAATCAGGGTCGTACTTACGCGGAAATTGAAGCTTTACCGAATACGATCGCCATTATTACTCATTTCTCCGAGGATAACAACAGCGTGGTGATTAAAATCAAAGATAACGGTCAAGGGATGTCATCGGAGGTCAAGTCGAAAATATTTGACCATTTATTTACAACCAAAGGAGTAGGGAAAGGTACGGGTTTGGGGTTGTCCATCAGCAGGCAAATTGTGGAAGAAACCCACGGCGGTAAACTAACTTGTGAATCGGTGCTGGGAGAAGGTTCGGAATTTGCGATCGCCCTGCCGCTGAATTAA
- a CDS encoding thiol-disulfide oxidoreductase DCC family protein: protein MKYNVIYDGNCNLCVTLVQLLENLDKGQNFEYISMQDLDRLNRFGITSEDCEMGMILIDGNTPERRWQGSDAAEEIGRILPAGEVFVAAYRAMPGMKWMGDRVYEQVRDNRYTLFGKRSTTYKSVYPVGCKSIGNCDNSKD from the coding sequence ATGAAATATAACGTAATTTACGACGGCAATTGCAATCTCTGCGTTACCTTGGTGCAGTTACTAGAAAATTTAGATAAAGGCCAGAATTTTGAGTATATTTCCATGCAAGATTTAGATCGATTAAATCGCTTTGGGATTACGTCTGAAGACTGCGAAATGGGGATGATTTTGATAGATGGCAACACCCCGGAACGGCGCTGGCAGGGCAGCGATGCGGCGGAGGAAATCGGGCGGATACTTCCTGCTGGCGAGGTGTTTGTGGCTGCTTACCGGGCAATGCCGGGGATGAAGTGGATGGGCGATCGCGTGTACGAACAAGTCCGCGATAACCGCTATACTTTGTTTGGCAAGCGATCGACTACTTACAAATCTGTTTATCCAGTTGGCTGTAAGTCGATCGGCAATTGCGATAATAGCAAGGACTAA